Genomic DNA from Homalodisca vitripennis isolate AUS2020 unplaced genomic scaffold, UT_GWSS_2.1 ScUCBcl_3043;HRSCAF=8300, whole genome shotgun sequence:
CTTTCAGTTTCATGCTCCAAAACACTTACCAAAGCTGTTAAAATGTCTAAATGTCTGCTTTAATATATAAGAGCAACTCTAAGCACCATTTTAATTGACTTGGTTTCTgttgatttatatatttcactttGGAATTGGTTTTCTAGCAATATGATGAAGCTGTGGGGTATGCTGTTGGTGTTCATTGCCTTCAACTATGCTGATGATAGCCTGCTATCACTGGACAGATATCACACACACGAGGAGATGATAAGTTTCCTCAAGAACTTCACAAAGATGCACAGCAATCTTACCAGACTATACTCAATAGGGGAGTCATTTGAAGGTAAGTTCATTgcattctgttttttatttttcacccTAGAAGTGGGGAAATGGTATTCCCTCTTTTTATATGCAGACCCTTagttacaaaatgttacaatacTTTTGAGTTTTTGAATGAGAGtcatgtaaaatacatattttacacaacTACTTGtacaaaaatactgttattactgtatataaatagaTGGACAAGTACAGTGCAATCTCGCTAATCCAGCAGTATATCGGGACTGGTAGTGTCGGATTACCGAAATTGCCGGATTAATGGATGTATGGGTAAAAACGTacgaaaaacatacaaatgtacattgaaatttattagaaaccggttaaagtatagtttaacatAAGTAGAACGCaaaagtacaattggaaaataactaaatacacaatagaacgtaataaacaaacagtacagtATGCCTAATCTGGCTGTGAAATAAACAACGGAAGGATACAGTACAAAAAATTTGACAGCTCGCACAGTGCCGGATTACTGGACGTGCCGTATTAGTGCACGGCCGGATTGTAGAGACTGCACTGTATACTAATTAGTTTTGGTATTcactttatttagtattaaaattctCTGTAACTTTACGACAcattacaaatattcaattaaaattttaattgctgACCAAAATTTTCAtatgtatctttaaaaaaataaataatttcttaagaaTATAGCATAGTACTGGAGAAAAATCTTTTTCTCAACatcacaaaacattattaattatttttaaagattgggTGAACATTTTCAAAGCAGCCCATATAATTCTGTATTTATTTCATACTACTTTCCACTTTTTCAGCTGTTATCAAATGCAATAATTTTAGGTAACTTTGTGgtggttttacatttttagtttggatgttgagtaattttgttttgtataagtCCAACTAAAACAGCTGATAAACCATATTGTATTATAACATGAAAGTAACACAATCTGTTCTTTGctgagagaaaaataaaattcattacatgaaataactttataaaattttaataatttatatctttatattttgtttatatgtaatatttattacattttataagtttCTACAATTTCTTATCATTTCCGGTTTATTTAGCAATTTATTCAGGAAGCTTAACAATTTATTTAGGATCCTTTCAATCAATAACGTAGCCAGGAACAAAAttttggggggagggggaggggcaAGATGACTGATATTTTTCCATAGTGGACAGAACGTAAGGTAATTGCAGTCAACTCattccccatttttttttttgttccttaaaagtttcTTGGCCCATTTCCATGTTGAGAACAATATCTTAACAGGCAATGTCAGTAatactgcattatttaaataataatagttgaaaaataaaattttgggggATCCGAACCCCTTGTACCCCCTTACTCGCTACATCCTTGCTTTCAATGCATTACTGCCCCATCACTTTTTTCTGTGTTATGTTGCTGATGCCCAAAACGTATTCTATTCACTATCCATTCAATACACTAGGCTTAAGGCAAATTATAATGTTTGGATGGTTGTATTTGTTCTAATTTAATCACCCTAAAGTTAtctgatattattttatcaaacttttCGTCAAGGAtttttgataaaagaaattatttcctGTTGTGTTCTCATCAAAGTAAATCACTCATATATACCTGTTCAAGATGTTTTAGATTGCTCATCATAGTTTAAATCTTTAAAGATGCTTTATTATTTGTCACATGTCCTGAACCCTAAATTCCTagaaattatcattaataatgcaatttaatGTACTAGTCATTATGTCATCGTTATGTCATAATTGAGTAGTAATTGTagacaattctaaaaaaattctttgcatttttattatttaaataataatttgtggtttgttctcattatgattatgaatatgaactttaaatccaattattttttgtttattaatttagatttgtattaatttctgctctttaattttgtacacaacTTAAAAAAGTCTATTTAAGAAATAGTGCTATGCTTTATATGGAATCAATATGGCACTAAACATTCTAAAGCATAAATTAGATATATCTTTTCCACTATTCCATCATGGTGAAAATTTATGGGACACAGAATACAGCATGAACATATTGATGGTCTATGGACTGATCTAATGAATAGATTCTTACATTCTGTCAAATGACAGTCCTGCGAGTGATGTAAGGAAATCCACATATTTTGGCATGACATATTTCAACTCAGACTGGTTTGTGAATATATGTGATCTTTGTATGAATGTTTACGAACTGTGTTTCTGTAGATCTTAAATGATTTGACAATGCCACCAACTAAtttgctttttttgtaatttttttatctgcATTTCTGGTGCAGTCGCTATTCTTTAGAAACATGTGGGTTTTAAATGCACCACTTGCAGTATTGACATTTGGTTGTATGTAATAACCTATTCTTAGTTGATAAAAAACACACgaaacacaatttgtagactCTCTAAAcccaatattttctttttcataaaaatatataaaatgctgaggacttttcatttataatttatcttcagTCAACCAAAATGcatctatttgttttatttttttagaacaaCTATTTAGTCACTTAACTttagaatagaataataaattatctcaACGTAATTACATATTCAGcactttttagtatttatttacttcttcttatacatatacttatttatatattttcttctcaACCTGTAAATAGGACTTTTTAAGtggaagatttaaaatgtttaccttGTATAACAGgtatacaaataaagttaaaaacagtCTTTGGTTTGTGTCACATTCATagatatttcatttcaaattgttcatcaataaGAAGGGACCCATTAAATCATTTTGATTTGGAAACCACTCCATTGGATTCACCCAGTAGATTCAATATACTTAGAAGTATTCCTGAAATTCCCTTTACCTATCTAAATTccaaaattaacagaaaatagaATTTTTGACTCTTGGATTACCTTTTGTTCTTTATCTTGCAAAGTGCAGATAGGATAATTTAGCTTAGTTACTCGGAAAGCTAAAATAAGACCAATGTTCCAGGAAGAGAGTTGCTAGTCTTGAGGATCAGTGGGGGGGATGACCTGCTCCTGAGGCCCAACTTGAAGCTGGTGGGCAACATCCATGGCAACGAGGCAGTTGGGAGAGAAGTGTTGCTACACTTCATTGAAGTATGtatttcaaacacatttttgAGAACTAGGTCTCCTGCTGGGTGTCTTGATTTTAGcgccataagaacaatgttaaaccccAAACACTATTATGACCCTATCTTTAATCCTGGAATTGTTATCTCATTTTACTGATATAACTGATATATAGGtttctaaattctttttatttctcttcatgttttattggttatgcaggaaaaatttaaaatttcttggaaGTGTACACTTTATAAGCAAAAATGAAAAGTTTGGaagcatataaattatatatttaaaatgagatatcttctATAagtctaaaactaaatataagagcttaaaaatctttaatatttaacactgttcttatagGGGAAAACACAATGCCACCAGTCATAGTGAACTATGAttcttaaaaatcaatttttcaatattttatctttaaagcaATAAGTACTAGTGTATGAGTTGAATTTGAGTGTGTGTTGAGTTAGTTTTATTAGTAATCTTCTAAGGACAAttttggagtttaaaataaagaaaatgtaagaGACCTGTTTAACCTTAGAACtaacaatcaacattataatgtcaaTCTGACAAGCATGTGTGTTGACAGTTCATATAGTACCTATATAAATCAACACTACCACCACTACTTATGTACCATTTCAAACGGAAAGAATTGCTGATTCAATGGTGAAattcatttttgttgttttggCAACAGTTATGCCATAAAacttgccagaaggattgtcttCATCTAGCAAATTTGAAAATTAGTGTGGTATCATAGGTAtggtttattttggaaatatttactgtgaacattttaactttcattaacttttgaaaataagtatttatattaaaaaatttaggtatataccaccacttttcaaaaatagaaaaattagaaactggttattaatttatttactgttttgtaGTGTATAtaattctcaaaattttagtatattttggaaacatttagtgtaaaaaataaattttgttgttaatttttgaaaataatcgtacctattttaagaaattgaacCTTTCCTGtattatttgtggtttttacaatatatattagaTACCATTAGTTTTATGAAATCACTGTAgccaaaacaagaaaacaaattccACCATTGAATcagcaattctttctgtttgaaatggtatacattagaatctgagatagctaatttatttttcatttgatcTAATTTCAGataatatataatggtatccagGTTTTCATGGAAATATATTTTCTCCAACAAAACTtggataccattatatattatctgaaactagataaaattacaaataaattggctatctcagattctaatacttataatattatcataCTTTACCAGGGGGAGTCCCACCACTTATACATGAATTAAATGTAGTCATTTTTATATGGTTTATGCACGatgtttttataccataattatctcCACATTGCCctgaaaataatgtataacatataggtttgtagtaaaaattaatttttcacaaaatgtttaaagtacagGTACAAAACATGGCCTGCCATATGAGGGAAATATAACTTCCAGTTCGAGGGTTCAGGAGGTTATGgaatttgtagtttttatttatcttgttttaataacaatcttAAAGAAATTTGAGTATATAACCTATAAGATTACATTTATGGTTAATAGCCTCAGAGAGTTATTAATATGAACTTCCCCAGGAAGTTTACTTCTGGGATGGTTTATACCTGTCaattgaacctacactgggtacagcaacaattgatgtgtcacttatatcttggcaaccttatggatgtgcAGGAGTGACTCATTACTAACCTTTGCTATTGGAGtggttcgataggtctagtctactgcagagaATAGCTGTTGGAGTGGGAgaagctcccttagtgttaaaggctgttagAGTTGACATGAGGGAGTGGTGTACATGCCAGCTTTGACTGTAAAGGCTGTAACAGAGctagagctggccttccctttgTTCTAAGTGGACATGACAGAAATATATCCAGCTATCCGTCCTTCAATTCttgatgattttgaaataaagagctattctctctctctctctctctctctctctctctctctctccccccccccctcccaccctTCCCTACCCCTGACCTATCCTGGATATCCTGTCACTTCAGAAGCAAGCGCagaggtccttttaggactacgtGCAATTTGAAATTTCTCAGCTTCCTGTCCTTAGTAGAAATATTAGCTTTTATCTTATAATACAAAGTAgtatgcaaatatttaatgttatatgtaTCTTGTATCAGTAAGAGGTTTTATACTGAAGTTAAATTTCACGGATGTGGTTATTCTTGCAGTACCTGGTGACCGAGTACAATAAAGGGAACAAGAGAGTGAGACGGCTCCTTGACTATGCTCATGTGCACATCCTGCCTAGCATGAATCCTGATGGTTTTTGCCTGTGCTCTCAGAGATAACGTGGTTGACGACCACGACTCTGAGCCTGGAATACATCCACCTGGGCACTGTATGGCCAGGGATGGCaggtataatacattttttgtgtggggaaattacaatttacaatccatcttattatattattgtatttatgaaCCTTATTATTACATGGTATGCCTGTCCACTGTTGAGACTAGAAAGAGACTCAACCAATGGATTATCTTCGAAACTTGATCTTACGTAAAAAAGAATTTTCTCGTAACATTTCCTCATATCGTTCTCAAGATATTCTTTGGACAGATAGCCAGAAAAGAAATTTCTCAAGGCCTCTACTTAAATGAAAGGCTTCACTGATATTGAGTTTAAAGGAGAATGTCCTGTGGAAGAACATTTGCCATCATCAAACTCGAccttgcctatatagaaatgaagtaaTTGATCTTACCATTcaagcaaaatgtcaagtctcCAGCTCAATTCATTCCCAAGATATCCTGTGAAAAAACATGGTAACAAATAAGACATCAGAGATTTTTTCCAGCCCCTACCTATGTGATAGGCTTTGCTGATGTTCAACAAAGATGcagaaaataaacattctttggaAGATCATTTGCCATCATTAAAGTTAATCTTGGCTATGTAGAAAATATGAAGTTATATGTAAGATTTCAATTCCACAACTGAAAtagttctcaagatatcctgtaAACAGATAGGCAGGCAAAACAGATTCCTACTTGTGACAGGCTTTGCTGATGTTCAACCAAAGAGGAACATCCCATTCAGTTGAAAATGCTgaagttttttgttatttcaaaacaCTATCTTTATATGTGTGCGTACATTATCTAATACAACCTCAATTCTACCGGCAACATGTAAGGCTATGTATTTAAAATagcaaagttttttaaaatttacaattattctactaagaaaatattattttcttttacttatgTACTGATGACCTTTATGTTGTGTACGATGCCATTGATAGATGAATTGATAGAATTCATCTCACTGAAACAACATATGGTTTCTTCAGTTTGTAAGTATTTTCATAACACTTTACTCATTACTGATTAGTTTCCACATGATATTGCAAACTagtgtacataaattaaatacctACTTGAAGTAGAAAACTATGTCAGCTTGTAAATAACTCTTTATCCAAAATTAGCCTGAACTGAATGCATCGAAAGTAAGAGGCAGACAACTTCCATCATCGTAGTATAGCAGTGTTGAAGGGAGGTTTTTGCACAAAAAGAATTATGGTCAGATGGAATATTTTGAGATGGTGAGTGAAGCTTTTTCACCTTCTACTTGGCAGATCTCATTTGGGATCtcattttgtgtacaaaatagaTTTAACCTTAGATGGCCATAAAGACCTCACATAACTCCATAAAAAGCATTGAGATCATCTGAGATTGGATGCTCAGACCAAGTTTACCTGTGACTTCTTCATGATTTGAAATAATTGCAGCACTCTTTATCCATACACTAAGATAACGATGCTTTCTTACTGTctgtaaaaatgatttttttccgACCTTTATAACTCAAACCTATGTGCATACTCCATTACAGTATGGGTGCAGAATGGTTCTCTAAAGCATCTATACTTATATATTAGAACTGTTTTAACAAgttaagttaaacaattttacacaGGAAACTGGCAGTTTCaattttgaaactgaaataaTTCTATACTCTAGCAGCTTCTTTCTTTTTGCATTTgattatttagtttgaaaaacaaaacactccaataataaattagttttatttgtgaAAGGCCTTTCATTTTCAACAAACACATCA
This window encodes:
- the LOC124372383 gene encoding carboxypeptidase M-like, producing MMKLWGMLLVFIAFNYADDSLLSLDRYHTHEEMISFLKNFTKMHSNLTRLYSIGESFEGRELLVLRISGGDDLLLRPNLKLVGNIHGNEAVGREVLLHFIEYLVTEYNKGNKRVRRLLDYAHVHILPSMNPDGQTGELQNETLAVMRWLDDFPFVLSAALHSGSLVANYPFDNSKYDIWEQFFKTVDVSQLSQEEVTKLWKKWRPGSLSKEPNLTEDDDVFKHLALVYARKHPTMHKGKACPNNYAKDTFPKGIVNGAEWYPLT